From the Caloenas nicobarica isolate bCalNic1 chromosome 2, bCalNic1.hap1, whole genome shotgun sequence genome, the window ACcctgggacaccagggcagccagagcccagctcctgctcccctgtgccggtgctgctggcagcaccgTGCCACCTTGCGCTGCGTCACCCGGGCTGCAGACGGGCCGGCAGCGGCAGTGCCAGGAGCAGGTCCCCGCTGCGAGGTCAGTACACGCGCACACTCACAGACACACGTGCCACACACGTGTGTGCCCacagcagaggtgaggctgCTGGTGACCACTGTGCCGTGCCTGGCCAGGAGCAGGAGCCACACTTCGCGGTTCCGCCGTGCAGCACCTGGCTGACAGGGCGGTGACAGAGAACACACCATGTCCCTTAGCAGCCCTCCCGCTGGCAGCACCCCTGTGAGTGGCTTGTGCCCAATTTCCAGGTAAAACCATGGCAGGGAGAGCCTGGCGCAGGTCAGGCTGTGCCCAGCATGCAGCGATGCCGCGCTGGCACTTGGGTCCCTGGCAGGCACGAGAGCTCCCGGTGCTCcttggctggggctggggacaccgaCACGGGCCACCCCGCCCGGCCGCGAGCACTCGCTGTCCTGCTGCAGCGCAGGGTCCCAGAGCACCCGACCAGGGGAGGTGCATGGCCGTGGCACACAGCCACCGCGGGTGACACTCACACGGGTGACACTCACTGCCTACAGCCCAGCAGGACGGGCTCCCCCATCACCCACCGCAGCGGGAGAACAGCCCGCACACAGTGCCCAGGCTGGGAGCCACAGCCAGTGCCCGCCACGGCTCCTGGGCCACAGCCGCCTGCCCAAGCCAGCTCTGGCACCGGCACCGGCGCTGTCCCCATCACTGCCCCCGGGGCTGCACCAGCACCTGCTCCCCAGGGTCAGCACCCCGAGGCTGAGCTGCACCCGCACCCCGCAGTGCCCCCGCTCCCCCTGCCCGGCTCACCTGGCTGCCCCGGGACACCCCCGACAGGTCCCACTGGCCCCAGCGCCTCCCggctgccctcccagcagaggGGGCCGGGGGAGCCGTGTCCCCCGCATCGCCCCAGACGCGGCGGCTGGAGCAGGGCCGGGACACGGCGGCTCCCGCCCCGGCAGAGGTTTGCTGGACACTGCAACTTTAGAAGCCACCACCAAAAATatcctccccccgccccacgACCTCGAAACCGCCGGATCCGGCGGATGAATCACGGCCCCGCGCCCCAACCCGCGCCAGTGCCACCGCTGGGGACCTGGGACCGGCCCGGGGGGCAcagcgggcaggggctgccccacggaACCCGCGGGATGCGGCCGGCGGTGCGCTCCCCCACACCCCGCGGACCCTGGGCACGTCCCTGCCAGAACCCCCGTGCAGCCCCGGACCCCCAGGAACGGCTCTTGTCCCCAGCTCGGCCctgggcagggacgggcacCGCTGCCTCCCCCGCGGACCCGCTGCCCCGCGCCGGGCTCCGGCTGCCCCCCCGGGACACCGGAACCGAGCCCCGGCCCCTGGCGGCTGCCGTGGGGGGGCTGGCTGctccccggccccccggccccggcacGGGCAGGGGCTCTGCCCCACTCACCCCATCGGCCCGGCAaggctgcggctccgccgccctcCCGCTGCTGCCGGTGTCCCGGGAGGCGGTCCCGGCGGCGGGTGTCCCCCGGGACAGGGACCGGCCCCGGCGGGAGGCGACGAGGGGCCCCCGGCACGGCGGGACCCTGAGCCAGCGCGGGCGCCCCGGTGGctccgccgcggggccggggccgccgcgctcTGTCCCGCCGCACCGCAGCTGCCGAGCGCCGGGCGCCGCCGGGAGCTTTTATACCGGagcgaaagaaaaaaaacacagcggcggcagcagcgagAGCCTTTGTTTCGGCAAGCTGCACCAGGCCACTTTATCCAAACAGAGCGGCGGTGCCAAATCCTGGAGCGGCTCCTCGGGCAGCCCCACCTCCGCGCCGCGGCTCCCGCTGGGCACCGGGGCCGCCAGCGGCGGGGTCGGGCCGGAGCCAGCGCAGCGGCCGCGCTCGGGCCCCGCGGAGCAGCTGGTGTGGAGCcaggggggacacggtggggacatggggggacacggccccgcagccccaggatcgcaggcaggagcaggctcCGGGGGCTTTGCGGGTGCCCGGGGTCCCGCGAGGGGACAGGCGGTGGGACACGCTGGGCGGGGgtcgtggggctgggggggagctgggggcagcCTGTACCCCCCCGCTGGCGAGCCCCAGCGCGGCGTCCGCGGGCAGCCAGCCCGGTCCCCTCTAATGACAGGGCTGCGCTGGCGAGGCCGCCTCGGGGACTGCGGCCAGGCCCCCCCATCCCGCAGCTCGGCGCGGGGGCCCGGCCAGGCGGCGGCTCCCACGGCCCCTCCCGGGGACGGTGCAGGGGaagggggcggcgggagcgtcCCCCACCCCGTCCGTAGGGCGCTCCCGACACCCCCGTCCCCTGCAACGTCCCTGCCGGCCCCGGGCAGCTCCGAGCCCACCCTGGGGCACCCCGGTGATGTGGGGCAGCACCGAGGGCTGAGGAGCAGCGAAGGGGCCGCGGGGCAGAGCCCGCCCGGCGCAGCCCCTGCCTGGGCTCGgggccagccctgctgctggcccCCGGTCCCGGGGAGGCCGGGGGCCCGGTGGGGGCCGGGCGGAAGGGCGGCCTGCGGGGCAGCGCGGTGCCGGTGCCAGGAGGTTGTTAGCCCGATCACATCCCGCGCTGCTGGCAGGCGCTTGAAGCGGTGCAGCGACCCTGAAGGGACCACAGCAGGACCCCGCAGCCCTGGGGGCGACACAatcctcctcccacccccccgAACAATCCTGACACCAGATCAGAGACCACGGGGGCCTCTCTGGCACGAAAGgtgtcctgcagccctggcccctCAGGGACCAGCTCTGCCCACGTCCTGGCCCGCACCGAGCGGCTCAGGGGAGGCCACCGTGTCCCccgggccccgctgcccccctgccccagcgaCCAGGCCCAGGGCAGCTTAGTTGCCGCTTCAGGGCTGTGGGAGCCCACGCCAGCACACGagtgggagagcagcagggctggaccTGTGCCCGGCGTTGCTCAACCCCTGGCAGCGTTTTGCAAGCGGGCAGCgctgctcagcacccagcaTGGCGCACGGCGGCCGGGGGTGCGGGAcggctgtgctgggagctgccaggGCCACGTCCCCGGGCTCGCTCCCCAGCCTCGTGTTTCTCACCTGCCGAAGGTCACTGTCGAGCTCAGGAGCCGGGAGGGAAGGACATAGAGCTGCCTCGTGTGGCTCCAGCAcctactggaaaataaaaagatgacaAGGGCTGAAGCGCAGCGTCAGCGTGACCCCGGGTCTCCCACCTTCCGCCCCGCTAGGGCCCCGAGAGCCAGGTCTGACACAGGAACGGTGCCCCAGCCGCGCAGGAACCCCCCACCCGCAGATTCGGCCCCGGGGGCGCCGCCGGCGGAGGCAGCGGTGGCGGGAAGGGGCTGAGGTGCGACATCCCGGTCGGCAGAGCTGCGGCAgctggggcgggcgggcaggagcAGCGTCCCGGGGGCGTCCCGGGGGGATGCCGGCAGGTGCGGGTGCTGCACCCACCCCGGCCGAAGGAGCCGGGGGACGCGGCAGCGTGCGCGGGGCAGCACGGAGCCCCGCCCGGGACACGGctcccccggcccgggcccccCTCATCCCGCGGCCGGGCCCCGCAGGGGGTCgccggggcggcagcggggaAAGCGGGTCCGCGGTCGGGCTGGGACTCGGCGCCCCGGTAGGAGCCGCCGGCGGGTGCAGCGCCCTGGGGTCCAGCCCCGTCGTGTCCGCACGGGACGGGAccggagcggcgggcggggcgggcgccggGAGCAGCGTGCGGGACAGCGGGGAGGGAGCGGGACACGGCGCCGGCGGCAccgagagcagagcagagcggaccggaccggaccggaccggaccggctccgccgcgccccgccagccccgccctCTCCAGCTCCCGCCAGCGCGGCTCCGGCTCCCGCCGCTTACCGGAGAgtcccgccgcgccgggcgggTCTGCGCGGCCCCGATGGGGAGGAGCGGCAGCGGGAGCgcgccggggcggggcgcggcgaGGCAGCACCGGGCGGGTCCGCACCGGACCCAGCACAGTCCCCTGCGTGCGGGGTCAGCGTTCCCCCGCGGGCCCCGCAGAGGCCCCGGCCGCTGCAGGAGCCGGTGCCGCGGTGTCCCGGCGCGGGGCGAGCGGACCCGGGGATCGAACCCGGAACCACGGCGGCCgggcgggggagggaggtgcggccgggggcgtggcctcgcCAGGGGGTGCGGCGTCGGGGGCGGGGCGGTCGCAGGGGCTGCCGGGAGGTGTGGCGGAACAGGCGCGGCcggcgcgggggctgccgggaggTGTGGCGGAACAGGCGCGGCcggcgcgggggctgccgggaggTGTGGCGGAACAGGCGTGGCcggcgcgggggctgccgggaggtgtggcggcgggcccggggcggcgcggccggaGCGGAGCGCGATGCAGAAATACGAGAAGCTGGAGAAGATCGGGGAAGgtgcggccgggccgggccgggccgggcggggcggggggaccgGGCGGGGCCGGTaccgggggcggggccggggccggtaCCGGGGGCGGGGCCCGGTGCGGCCGTGACCCCGCTGCCCGCAGGTACCTACGGGACCGTGTTCAAGGCCAAGAACCGGGAGACGCACGAGATCGTGGCGCTGAAACGGGTGCGGCTGGACGACGATGACGAGGTGAGCGGGGCGGGAGCGGTGCTGGGGATGGTCCCGGTGCCGGGGATGGTGCCGGTGCCGGTCCTGGTGCCGGGGATGGtcccggtgccggtgccggtgccggtcCGTCCCCGAGCCCCGCCGCTGTCCGCAGGGCGTGCCCAGCTCGGCGCTGCGGGAGATCTGTCTGCTCAAGGAGCTGAAGCACAAGAACATCGTCAGGCAAGggggcccggggctgccccccggggttccggccccgctcccggggCTGGTGTCACCCCGGGGCTCGGCTGGGGCTTCAGGGTgccctgtcccccccgcagGCTCCACGACGTCCTGCACAGCGACAAGAAGCTGACCCTGGTCTTCGAGTTCTGCGACCAGGTGAGGGACGGTGCCGGGGCAGCACCGGGacgctgccagggctggggtcaGCGCTCCCGCCCCTGACACGGCCCCCCTCACGTTTCCCAGGACCTGAAGAAGTACTTCGACAGCTGCAACGGGGACTTGGACCCGGAGATCGTCAAGGTGTGTCTGGGGCTCTGGGGGACCCGGTGcccgtcctggctgcagcaccACGACCCGTCACGAGAACCGTCGTGGGGCCGGcgtgtcctgctgcagcccgCGCTCTCCTCCGCAGTCCTTCATGTACCAGCTGCTGAAGGGCCTCGCGTTCTGCCACAGCCGCAACGTCCTGCACCGCGACCTCAAACCCCAGAACCTGCTCATCAACCGGGtgaggccggggctgggggtgatGGTGACGCcggagctgctggtggcaccGGGGCTTCGTGCCACGTCCTGCCACAGCCAGGCGGGAGCACACCGGGGCGCAGcaccagctgtccccagcatgTGGCTCCAGCTCTCCCAGGTCTTTCTGGGAAAGGTTCAGGGCTTGGAGCAGCGGCCGCTGGCCCCGAAATGGGGGGTGGGCAGCGGGATGGGGCGTCCCCGCGAGGTCCTGCTGACACGGGGATTTCCCTGCAGAATGGGGAGCTCAAACTGGCCGACTTTGGGCTGGCTCGGGCCTTCGGCATCCCTGTGCGCTGCTACTCTGCGGAGGTGAGCGGGGGCGTTTTCAGGGGGGCTCGGCCACCCTGGCCCCCAGCCCCTGAGCATCTCCCCGGCCCCTGCGCAGGTTGTCACGCTGTGGTATCGGCCCCCAGACGTGCTCTTCGGCGCCAAGCTCTACTCCACCTCCATCGACATGTGGTCGGCCGGCTGCATCTTCGCAGGTGGTGCCGTGGGGGCTGCCAGCGTGGGGGGGCTGCGCTGCCAGGGCCGGGGGCTCATCCTGCTCTCCCCTAGAACTGGCCAACGCGGGGCGGCCCCTGTTCCCGGGGAACGACGTGGACGaccagctgaaaaggattttcCGATATCCTTCTGGtgcggggggcgggaggggggtcCGCCCGGGATAGCGGGGTCGCTGGGTGATGGTGACTCCTGCGGTGGCCCTTGACGGCCGTCCCCACGCTGCTGGGCACCCCCACGGAGGAGCAGTGGCCGGCCATGGCCAAGCTGCCGGACTACAAGGTGagggggggacctgggggggctGAGGTGGGCAGGAGGGCGGCTGCGGCTCAtctgtgtgtccccagccctaCCCCATGTACCCGGCCACCACCTCCTTGGTCAACGTGGTGCCCAAGCTGAACGCGACTGGCCGGGACCTGCTGCAGGTGAGCCCCCTGCCCGTGTCCCCCTGcccgtgtccccctgcccaCATTCTGGGGCTTCCCTGGGCAGACGAGGGGTTCTGGTTTCTCGAG encodes:
- the CDK5 gene encoding cyclin-dependent kinase 5, translating into MQKYEKLEKIGEGTYGTVFKAKNRETHEIVALKRVRLDDDDEGVPSSALREICLLKELKHKNIVRLHDVLHSDKKLTLVFEFCDQDLKKYFDSCNGDLDPEIVKSFMYQLLKGLAFCHSRNVLHRDLKPQNLLINRNGELKLADFGLARAFGIPVRCYSAEVVTLWYRPPDVLFGAKLYSTSIDMWSAGCIFAELANAGRPLFPGNDVDDQLKRIFRLLGTPTEEQWPAMAKLPDYKPYPMYPATTSLVNVVPKLNATGRDLLQNLLKCNPVQRISAEEALQHPYFTDFCPP